A window of Dehalococcoidia bacterium contains these coding sequences:
- a CDS encoding YihY/virulence factor BrkB family protein, giving the protein MNLWAAVKNNRAISLLLTTYDEFSADNSRLLAAAVAYTLLFSLFPFALALFSIVGFLMSSEEVESQVITALGTLIPVARNLIVTTLEGVIRARGATGIIALLIFIWSALSFFDALRNALNRAWGMPSGQTFVKGQLLNISMLVLAIIALLTFTWLTTTVQYIHESQMQLWIFKFTRTSLFARLVFMLLSGTLAYGVILFLYHYIPSNRPRWRHIWLGALLATIGFEIVRFAFVWYVKNFSQYNLVYGPISSVIVLLMFIYLTAYVLLFFARFSYVKMRRDISRNTGTAGG; this is encoded by the coding sequence ATGAATTTATGGGCGGCCGTTAAAAACAACCGGGCGATCTCTTTGCTGTTGACCACGTATGATGAGTTCAGCGCCGATAACAGCAGGCTTCTGGCGGCGGCCGTAGCTTACACCCTGTTGTTTTCATTATTTCCCTTCGCACTGGCGCTCTTTTCCATAGTCGGCTTTCTGATGTCCTCGGAAGAGGTGGAAAGCCAGGTCATCACCGCCCTGGGCACACTCATTCCCGTGGCCAGGAACCTGATTGTAACTACCCTGGAGGGCGTGATCAGGGCACGTGGGGCGACGGGGATTATAGCATTATTGATATTCATCTGGAGCGCGCTGTCCTTTTTCGATGCACTGCGCAACGCGCTCAACCGCGCCTGGGGAATGCCGTCCGGCCAGACCTTCGTCAAAGGCCAGCTTCTCAATATCAGCATGCTGGTACTGGCCATCATAGCCCTGCTGACCTTCACCTGGCTGACCACCACCGTCCAGTATATCCATGAGTCCCAGATGCAGCTGTGGATCTTCAAATTCACCCGCACCAGCCTTTTCGCCAGGCTGGTTTTCATGCTGTTGAGCGGCACACTGGCGTACGGGGTGATACTCTTTCTTTACCATTACATTCCCAGCAACCGCCCCCGGTGGCGGCATATCTGGCTGGGTGCCCTGCTGGCCACCATCGGCTTTGAAATCGTCAGGTTCGCCTTCGTCTGGTATGTGAAGAACTTTTCGCAGTATAACCTTGTCTACGGGCCGATCAGTTCGGTCATCGTGCTGCTGATGTTCATCTACCTGACCGCCTATGTGCTGCTCTTTTTCGCCAGGTTCAGTTACGTGAAGATGCGGCGTGACATCTCGCGTAATACAGGAACTGCCGGAGGTTGA
- a CDS encoding acetyl-CoA carboxylase biotin carboxylase subunit: MLKKVLVANRGEIAIRVMRACRELGIRTVAVYSEADRDAIFAKYADEAYCIGAPPAIESYLNIKKIIATAKESGADGIHPGYGFLAENPSFAYSCEREGIKFIGPSSRVIELMGSKIAARKEMSKAGVPITPGTKDAVSEFEEAKRIAEKIGYPIIVKPSGGGGGIGMTIVNSEADLKKGLESSSKIAASTFGLPEIYIEKYIQSPRHIEVQILADAHGNVIHLGERECSIQRRHQKLIEEAPSPALTPELRARMGEVAVRAARQIKYENAGTIEFIFSQGEFYFMEMNTRIQVEHPVTEMVTGIDIVKEQLLIASGERLSVKQEDVKMNGWAIECRINAEDPLNNFAPSPGKLRGYRSPGGVGIRVDSGVHTRYTVSPNYDPMISKLVAWGRNRDEAIERMRRALYEYVIVGVKTNIPFHKAVMENARFRSGELGTHFITQETTLIDDMQAIMAREKPLEEKLSQVFDDSKRAAAVAAAVAYTQAAQKGARGTADS, from the coding sequence ATGCTGAAGAAGGTACTGGTGGCCAACCGGGGCGAGATCGCCATACGGGTGATGCGCGCCTGCCGCGAGCTGGGCATCCGCACGGTGGCCGTTTACTCTGAGGCGGACAGGGACGCCATTTTCGCCAAGTACGCCGATGAAGCCTACTGCATCGGCGCTCCTCCGGCCATCGAGAGCTATCTCAACATCAAGAAGATCATCGCCACCGCTAAAGAGAGCGGCGCGGACGGCATACATCCGGGATACGGGTTTCTGGCCGAGAATCCCAGCTTCGCCTATTCCTGCGAGCGTGAGGGCATCAAGTTCATCGGACCCTCCAGCCGCGTCATCGAGCTGATGGGCAGCAAGATAGCCGCGCGCAAGGAGATGAGCAAAGCCGGCGTGCCCATAACCCCGGGCACCAAGGACGCGGTCAGCGAGTTCGAAGAAGCGAAAAGGATAGCCGAAAAAATCGGCTATCCCATTATAGTCAAACCTTCGGGCGGCGGCGGCGGCATAGGCATGACCATCGTTAACAGCGAGGCCGACCTTAAAAAGGGCCTGGAGAGCTCCAGCAAGATAGCCGCCAGCACATTCGGCCTGCCGGAGATATACATCGAGAAATACATCCAGAGCCCGCGCCATATCGAGGTACAGATACTGGCCGACGCCCATGGCAACGTCATCCACCTGGGGGAGCGCGAGTGCTCCATACAACGCAGGCACCAGAAGCTGATCGAGGAAGCCCCCTCACCCGCTCTCACACCGGAGTTGCGCGCCAGAATGGGAGAGGTGGCGGTGCGGGCGGCCAGGCAGATCAAATATGAGAACGCCGGCACCATCGAGTTCATCTTCTCCCAGGGCGAGTTCTATTTCATGGAGATGAACACGCGCATACAGGTCGAGCATCCTGTGACCGAGATGGTGACGGGCATCGATATCGTCAAGGAACAGCTGCTGATCGCGTCCGGCGAGCGTCTCAGTGTGAAGCAGGAGGACGTTAAAATGAACGGGTGGGCCATCGAGTGCCGCATCAACGCCGAGGACCCGCTCAACAACTTCGCGCCATCACCGGGCAAGCTGCGCGGCTATCGCTCGCCCGGCGGCGTGGGCATACGCGTCGACAGCGGCGTGCACACGCGCTATACCGTCTCACCCAACTACGACCCCATGATCTCCAAGCTGGTGGCCTGGGGCCGCAACAGGGACGAGGCTATCGAAAGAATGCGGCGCGCCCTCTATGAGTACGTGATCGTGGGTGTTAAGACCAACATACCCTTCCACAAGGCAGTCATGGAGAACGCCCGCTTCCGCAGCGGCGAGCTGGGAACGCATTTCATCACCCAGGAGACGACGCTGATCGACGATATGCAGGCTATTATGGCCAGAGAGAAACCGCTGGAGGAGAAACTTTCCCAGGTATTCGACGACAGCAAACGGGCGGCGGCGGTGGCGGCGGCGGTGGCCTATACTCAGGCCGCACAGAAGGGCGCCCGCGGCACCGCGGACTCATAA